One stretch of Commensalibacter melissae DNA includes these proteins:
- a CDS encoding APC family permease, translated as MAFFSKRKSLEQLTLDSKKHGLKQCLGPWRLTMIGVGSTIGAGIFVMTGTAAANFAGPAILLSFIIASIACLFTALSYGELASTMPTAGSAYSYAYTSLGEKFAWIVGWLLLLEYGISAVSVASGFSSYSVSLLKDFHIHIASWLHNPMIQPAIGGYGKGIVFVKSLDLIGAGSVLIAAIFLLYGVSESTTINAIIVSLKIGVLILFIILGFHYIKLENLTPFIPSSTGPMNFGIRGIFRAASTIFFAYIGFEAVSTAASEAKNPKKDVPFGIIASLFVSTMIYIGVALILVGVVPYRKLNISDPLALAIDYMNMPNLAWILKSSAVIGLCSVMLVLLYAQSRIFYIMAQDGLLPPIFSKLHPKHCTPWIGTIILSLSIAITTAFLPIDIISDLISLGTSLAFGIVCFTVIWQRNVHPNIHRPFQVPFGGFKIRNIWIGYIPVCGILCCLTMIFPLIIDMIYSLINHNPLPLLLMFIYSVIGVFGYYYYGRKHSILSNSKEK; from the coding sequence ATGGCCTTTTTCTCTAAACGCAAATCACTGGAACAACTTACACTTGATTCAAAAAAACATGGTCTAAAACAATGTTTGGGCCCATGGCGTTTAACAATGATTGGGGTCGGCTCTACCATTGGCGCAGGCATTTTTGTCATGACAGGAACAGCTGCGGCTAATTTTGCTGGACCAGCAATTCTTTTATCCTTCATTATTGCTTCAATAGCATGTTTATTTACTGCCCTTTCCTATGGTGAACTGGCATCCACTATGCCGACTGCAGGATCGGCCTACAGTTATGCCTATACATCACTTGGTGAAAAATTCGCTTGGATTGTTGGATGGTTACTGTTGTTGGAATATGGAATATCGGCTGTATCAGTTGCCTCAGGATTTTCGAGTTATAGTGTATCCCTACTAAAAGATTTCCATATTCATATCGCTTCATGGCTACATAATCCCATGATTCAACCTGCAATTGGTGGATATGGAAAAGGAATTGTATTTGTTAAGTCCCTTGACCTTATTGGAGCAGGATCTGTTCTGATCGCAGCCATCTTCCTCTTATATGGGGTTTCCGAATCAACAACAATTAATGCAATAATCGTCAGTTTAAAAATCGGAGTATTAATTCTTTTTATAATTTTGGGATTTCACTATATTAAACTGGAAAACCTGACACCTTTTATCCCCTCCTCAACAGGTCCGATGAATTTTGGAATCAGGGGCATTTTTCGGGCAGCCTCAACAATTTTTTTTGCCTATATAGGCTTTGAAGCTGTTTCCACAGCCGCATCAGAAGCCAAAAATCCTAAAAAGGACGTCCCCTTTGGAATCATAGCTTCCTTGTTTGTTTCAACCATGATCTATATTGGTGTAGCGCTAATTTTAGTCGGGGTTGTTCCTTATAGAAAATTAAACATTTCTGATCCACTGGCCCTGGCAATTGATTATATGAACATGCCAAACCTGGCCTGGATTTTGAAATCTAGCGCAGTTATCGGACTTTGCTCAGTAATGCTCGTTTTGCTATATGCTCAAAGCCGCATTTTCTACATCATGGCACAGGACGGATTGCTTCCACCAATTTTTAGCAAACTTCATCCTAAACATTGTACACCTTGGATAGGAACCATTATCCTCAGCCTCAGCATCGCCATTACGACAGCTTTTTTACCTATTGATATCATAAGTGACCTAATCAGCCTTGGAACCTCTCTGGCATTTGGTATTGTCTGTTTCACGGTTATATGGCAGCGGAATGTTCATCCCAATATTCATCGACCTTTTCAAGTACCCTTTGGTGGATTCAAGATTAGAAATATCTGGATTGGCTATATTCCCGTTTGCGGCATCCTATGTTGCCTGACCATGATTTTTCCCTTGATCATTGACATGATTTATTCCCTAATTAATCACAATCCACTTCCACTGCTCTTAATGTTTATTTATAGTGTAATCGGTGTATTTGGCTATTATTATTACGGACGCAAACATTCAATTCTGTCCAATTCAAAAGAAAAATGA
- the rpe gene encoding ribulose-phosphate 3-epimerase: MDIRVPLIAPSVLSADFACLGEEIRAVDKHGADWIHLDVMDGHFVPNMTFGPVVLKSLRSYSKLFFDVHFMIEPVDPFIEPFVQAGADQISFHIEAGPHAHRSLQHIKSFGIKAGIVLCPATPANAISEVIDLVDNILIMTVNPGFGGQKFLSSQLAKIRAIHEMVQKSGRSIHISVDGGINVQTAPLVIEAGANVLIAGTSIYGQPDYGQAIDALRGTKK, from the coding sequence TTGGATATAAGGGTTCCCTTGATTGCTCCCAGTGTTCTTTCGGCAGATTTTGCCTGTTTGGGAGAGGAAATTAGGGCGGTTGACAAACATGGTGCTGACTGGATACATCTTGATGTTATGGATGGTCATTTTGTTCCCAATATGACTTTTGGCCCAGTAGTTCTCAAATCTTTGCGATCTTATAGCAAGTTGTTTTTTGATGTGCATTTTATGATTGAACCTGTCGATCCTTTTATCGAACCGTTTGTTCAGGCGGGTGCCGATCAAATTTCTTTTCATATCGAGGCGGGGCCTCATGCGCATCGTTCCTTGCAACATATCAAATCGTTTGGAATAAAAGCCGGGATAGTATTATGTCCGGCCACACCTGCCAATGCAATTTCCGAGGTTATAGATCTTGTAGATAATATTCTAATTATGACTGTAAATCCTGGTTTTGGTGGACAGAAATTTTTATCCAGTCAATTAGCGAAAATTCGTGCAATACATGAAATGGTTCAAAAGTCGGGTCGTTCCATTCATATCAGTGTTGATGGCGGGATTAATGTTCAAACTGCACCCCTGGTGATAGAAGCGGGAGCCAATGTTTTGATAGCTGGAACTTCAATTTATGGTCAACCTGATTATGGTCAGGCAATAGATGCATTGCGGGGAACTAAAAAGTAA
- a CDS encoding glycosyltransferase family 2 protein: protein MKNWTILLPYYNEATFLPGTLESIALQNYQKFKLILINNHSTDNSEKIARKFMNFYPAIEVQFINEKLPGKTNALHTGLNHVTTPFVATMDADTYYPQHYLEFCNQIFESHPEYSAVMACDIYQPFKNRKSQKRCRKIYLKSKLMPKQCHAGGYAQTFRTKSLKQIGGFDQKLWPYVFEDHEVIHRLLKIGKVYYSPKHWCIPSERRTKHKNIRWSRMEKFLYEYTPFFLKDWYFYSFLKNRYIKKNTSILQLRQREWE from the coding sequence ATGAAAAATTGGACTATTCTTTTACCGTATTATAATGAAGCAACCTTTCTTCCAGGTACTCTTGAAAGCATAGCATTACAAAATTATCAAAAATTTAAACTTATTCTAATCAATAATCATTCCACAGATAATTCTGAAAAGATAGCCAGAAAATTTATGAATTTTTATCCTGCAATTGAAGTGCAGTTTATTAATGAAAAACTTCCTGGCAAAACAAATGCCTTACATACTGGATTAAATCATGTCACCACTCCTTTTGTGGCAACCATGGATGCTGATACTTACTATCCTCAACATTATTTGGAATTTTGTAATCAGATCTTTGAAAGTCACCCAGAATATTCTGCCGTGATGGCTTGTGATATTTATCAGCCCTTTAAAAATCGCAAAAGTCAAAAACGATGTCGGAAAATATATTTGAAATCAAAATTAATGCCCAAGCAATGTCATGCTGGAGGATATGCACAGACTTTTCGTACTAAAAGTTTAAAGCAAATTGGGGGATTTGATCAAAAATTATGGCCTTATGTCTTTGAAGATCATGAGGTTATTCATAGACTTTTGAAAATTGGTAAAGTTTATTACTCTCCAAAACATTGGTGTATTCCATCGGAAAGACGCACAAAACATAAAAATATTCGCTGGAGCCGCATGGAAAAGTTTCTATATGAATACACCCCTTTTTTTCTCAAGGATTGGTACTTTTATTCTTTCTTAAAAAACAGGTATATTAAGAAAAACACTTCCATTCTTCAGCTTAGACAACGGGAATGGGAATAA
- a CDS encoding glycosyltransferase family 4 protein yields MKILEIAHVDFALYQFLLPLMRRLRSCHHQVIGVCAEGRLLEKVRQEGFQIRTVPFVRSFSIIGQLKAFWILYRIIKLEKPDIVHAHMSISGVLARIAAFLCGTPVIIYTCHGYLFNQPGKGIKSWIRRLLSFVLEWCCGKITNFYMTVSQEEARDAKRLGIHSNPIFIGNGRDPAKFFSDIALKQKFRQANKIPQNHIVFMIVSRLVQHKGYPELIVAFSAIAEKLPEVELWIVGERLPSDYGLVLDKLFNKAQKKLGNQIRFWGYRQDIDQLMKAADVFVLPSHFEGLPMSIIEAMLSGLPVIGTSIRGPREQVQHSETGLLIPPGSISLLSRAMAWLAFHPEQRKKMGENGRARALSMYTEAICLDRVMNVFSQIDGFDNPFLSKP; encoded by the coding sequence ATGAAAATTTTGGAAATTGCACATGTTGATTTTGCCTTATATCAATTTCTACTTCCCTTAATGCGTAGGTTGCGTTCCTGTCACCATCAAGTCATTGGTGTTTGTGCAGAAGGAAGGTTATTGGAGAAAGTGAGACAAGAGGGATTTCAGATCCGAACCGTTCCTTTTGTCCGTTCTTTTTCGATCATAGGTCAGTTAAAAGCTTTTTGGATCCTTTACCGTATAATCAAGCTTGAAAAACCAGACATCGTTCATGCCCATATGTCCATAAGTGGCGTATTGGCACGTATAGCCGCTTTTTTATGTGGAACGCCTGTAATTATTTATACTTGTCACGGATATCTTTTTAATCAACCCGGGAAAGGTATAAAATCATGGATAAGACGTCTGTTATCCTTTGTTCTTGAATGGTGTTGTGGAAAAATTACGAATTTTTACATGACTGTCTCTCAGGAAGAGGCTCGAGATGCTAAAAGGTTGGGCATTCATTCCAATCCTATTTTTATAGGTAACGGTCGGGATCCAGCAAAATTCTTTTCTGATATTGCCCTGAAACAGAAATTTAGACAGGCAAACAAGATTCCACAGAATCATATAGTTTTTATGATAGTTTCCCGTCTTGTTCAACATAAAGGTTATCCAGAGTTAATCGTCGCTTTTTCTGCAATTGCAGAAAAGCTTCCAGAAGTTGAATTATGGATTGTAGGCGAAAGATTGCCTTCTGATTATGGTTTGGTATTGGATAAACTTTTTAATAAAGCACAAAAAAAATTGGGTAATCAAATACGTTTTTGGGGATATCGTCAAGACATAGATCAGTTGATGAAAGCTGCTGATGTTTTTGTTTTACCCAGTCATTTTGAAGGGTTACCAATGTCCATTATCGAGGCAATGTTAAGTGGTTTACCTGTTATAGGCACTTCAATACGGGGTCCCCGAGAACAAGTGCAGCATTCAGAAACAGGGCTATTGATCCCGCCAGGTTCTATATCTTTGCTATCCAGGGCAATGGCCTGGCTTGCCTTTCATCCAGAACAAAGAAAAAAAATGGGAGAAAATGGGCGGGCCAGGGCTTTATCAATGTATACCGAAGCTATCTGTCTGGATCGTGTTATGAATGTTTTTTCACAGATTGATGGGTTTGATAATCCCTTTTTATCCAAGCCTTGA
- a CDS encoding YggS family pyridoxal phosphate-dependent enzyme, with translation MHDSIQKNISRNLNSIRDKIQQAACKAGRRPNDIRLVAVSKFHPVESIYAAFNDKQLIFGENRIQEAKKKFAPILSEQPDIKLHIIGPIQSNKLLDAVKIADTIETVDRLSILDPLEKAIQKTGRSPTLFIQINTGREPQKAGIFPEDADHFISLCKKRFGSSIQGVMGIPPVHEDPVPHFRKLANFSRKFGLNEISMGMSNDFETAIACGATYVRVGTGIFGTRPLNPKNNSFQ, from the coding sequence ATGCATGATTCAATCCAAAAAAATATAAGCCGAAATTTAAATTCTATACGGGATAAAATTCAACAGGCTGCTTGTAAAGCTGGACGTAGACCAAATGATATTCGACTTGTTGCCGTTTCAAAATTTCATCCCGTGGAATCAATATATGCAGCTTTCAATGATAAACAGTTGATATTTGGTGAAAACCGTATTCAAGAGGCAAAAAAGAAATTTGCACCCATTTTATCGGAACAGCCAGATATTAAGCTGCACATTATAGGTCCCATCCAGAGCAATAAATTATTGGATGCCGTTAAAATTGCCGATACTATTGAAACTGTTGACCGCCTGTCAATTCTCGACCCGCTTGAAAAAGCCATTCAGAAAACAGGACGGTCCCCCACTCTTTTCATCCAAATCAATACAGGAAGAGAACCGCAAAAGGCAGGAATTTTTCCCGAAGATGCGGATCATTTTATTTCATTATGCAAAAAACGGTTTGGATCATCAATTCAGGGTGTAATGGGTATTCCCCCCGTTCATGAAGACCCTGTTCCTCATTTTAGAAAACTTGCCAATTTTTCCAGAAAATTTGGTCTGAATGAAATATCAATGGGAATGTCAAATGATTTTGAAACAGCCATTGCATGTGGAGCAACGTATGTTAGGGTGGGAACTGGAATATTTGGAACACGCCCTTTAAATCCTAAAAATAATTCATTCCAATAA
- a CDS encoding sulfite exporter TauE/SafE family protein, translating into MHFYFYDCFLFFIGLIAGTIDTLAGGGGLITVPALLFTGINIIPALGTNKLQSAIGELSATLRFWKSGQLSFHGLAIPLFFTVIGSAIGTITLQYSADQALNKIVPWLLLAILLYYYLFPNLHFNLEKRQLPIKPKILPWMGTVIGFYNGFFGPGTGAIWTISLMQIYKLRINTATIITKPLNIAGNITALSIFISGGQINYFSAFIMGVGSFIGGQIGASLVIYKSSRFLRVFFLIVMTSCVFYSFVKYYNIHFV; encoded by the coding sequence ATGCATTTTTATTTTTATGATTGTTTTCTATTTTTCATCGGTTTAATAGCCGGGACAATTGATACCCTTGCAGGTGGTGGAGGTTTAATAACCGTACCCGCTCTACTTTTTACCGGTATTAATATAATTCCTGCATTAGGTACAAATAAATTGCAATCAGCAATTGGTGAATTATCAGCCACATTACGATTTTGGAAAAGCGGACAACTAAGTTTTCATGGGCTTGCCATCCCTCTGTTTTTCACTGTAATCGGATCTGCCATAGGTACAATTACATTACAATACAGCGCTGATCAGGCCCTCAACAAAATAGTCCCATGGCTTTTATTGGCAATATTGCTTTATTATTATTTATTTCCAAACCTACATTTCAATCTTGAAAAAAGACAGTTGCCCATAAAACCGAAAATACTGCCATGGATGGGGACTGTAATTGGATTTTATAATGGCTTTTTTGGACCTGGAACAGGAGCGATCTGGACAATTTCATTAATGCAGATTTACAAATTACGTATTAACACTGCGACAATAATTACAAAACCATTAAATATCGCTGGAAATATTACCGCGCTCAGTATCTTCATATCAGGCGGACAAATCAACTATTTTAGTGCATTTATAATGGGTGTTGGTTCTTTTATAGGCGGACAAATTGGTGCATCCTTGGTTATTTACAAGAGTTCACGTTTTTTGCGTGTATTTTTTTTAATTGTCATGACATCATGCGTATTTTACAGTTTTGTCAAATATTATAATATACATTTTGTTTGA
- a CDS encoding glycosyltransferase family 2 protein has product MNFPSPLRIAAITKCYKETTMLPIWIRHYARLVGKDNLFILDDGSDPPVKAEQYIYVEHIPRRKYLDEQDSVNIMSEWQHKLLKLYDWVLCIDTDEFIIPRPSRWTSLHEYLAQCSAKTCRCVGVEIIDPLIGKPVDWSRPILKQRSKGTIKSWSCKPSVSSVPTRWEPGFHRCQNETLFAHDLWLFHLKYADQNHLLERSKLRRRIPRNPEDIKNGLGTSHLISDNVLIKFLKSQRSKIGTGTLDDYLITNPDPDNADSLYLDIPHEFIDFL; this is encoded by the coding sequence ATGAATTTTCCATCACCCCTTCGCATTGCCGCCATTACAAAATGCTATAAAGAAACAACCATGCTTCCCATATGGATCAGGCATTATGCCAGACTAGTAGGAAAAGATAACTTATTCATACTTGATGATGGCAGCGATCCGCCTGTCAAAGCTGAACAATACATTTATGTTGAGCACATTCCACGTCGCAAGTATTTGGATGAACAAGATAGCGTCAATATAATGAGCGAATGGCAGCATAAACTTTTAAAACTTTATGACTGGGTTCTTTGTATTGACACAGATGAATTTATAATCCCCCGTCCATCTCGTTGGACTTCCTTACATGAATATCTTGCACAATGTTCTGCCAAAACATGTCGATGTGTAGGTGTGGAAATCATTGATCCTTTGATTGGAAAACCTGTTGATTGGTCAAGACCCATTTTAAAACAACGTTCCAAGGGCACCATTAAAAGTTGGTCATGCAAACCCTCAGTTTCATCAGTTCCGACGCGATGGGAACCCGGTTTTCATCGATGTCAAAATGAAACCCTTTTTGCGCACGATTTATGGCTGTTTCATTTGAAATATGCTGATCAGAACCACCTCCTAGAACGTTCAAAACTCAGACGCAGAATTCCAAGAAACCCAGAAGATATTAAAAATGGATTGGGAACCTCACATTTAATATCCGACAATGTTCTAATCAAGTTTCTAAAATCGCAGAGATCAAAAATTGGCACAGGAACCTTGGATGACTATTTGATCACTAATCCTGATCCTGATAACGCTGATTCACTCTATCTTGATATTCCCCATGAGTTTATTGATTTTTTATAA
- a CDS encoding heparinase II/III family protein, whose amino-acid sequence MAFQEMVKKIRLSLVRLPAIGYGQIPEVPVYILRDLWTGNSVYGMHLVKGEFIYQDYVISLYPGQWGGKNLSCEIIGKLHGFSWLRDMRELGTENARLAARNLVTDWIGNSPSSYDSVVYRPITLADRIVNWLGFYDFFAASAEKYFHQQFMRRIMKEGRYVVAMLPLDNHTHENFTLLKAALALALCMPEQFDLIPKISKFLQSELAEQILEDGIHIERNPEIQLYVLRDLTEIRLMYQLINMRPPSELILVLDNVSRALRALRHGDGRLALFNGSSENEAHFIDRVLSNSTQKRVAMTDMKAGGYIRCFANRSTLLIDSGVPPKKVDIKYLGALSFEFSAGKQRLIVNCGAGGSSAWRSALAGTAAHSVLKLSNTESVLLEDNQLKDLNFKVESIHEMTEGAHWVELSHNGWQKAYGAIYHRKFYLSADGQDLRGEETLDFDQSYPFTIRFHLHPSVKVEEKLVEIRKNEKEKIFVLSFQHPQEGKQIWWFRFSDAEGKVENSVYFGEKVRLATKQIVLYNLHQSKKNDVEENKASITTKFEKQDKQSVLNEEQKEEGSDYVAIFHNQNDDAKIWQRNTADHVSVGMPEDFPEKTSEIQRQSEINSSLNHSNIKNIQNDKEKITKIRWALRRKV is encoded by the coding sequence ATGGCTTTTCAAGAAATGGTAAAAAAAATCCGACTTTCTCTGGTACGATTACCTGCCATTGGTTATGGACAGATTCCCGAAGTTCCAGTATATATTTTGCGAGATTTATGGACCGGAAATTCTGTTTATGGTATGCATCTTGTAAAAGGGGAATTTATTTACCAGGATTATGTTATTTCCCTATATCCCGGTCAATGGGGTGGTAAAAACCTCTCCTGTGAAATTATTGGCAAACTGCATGGTTTTTCGTGGTTACGGGATATGCGAGAGCTAGGGACAGAAAATGCGCGTCTTGCAGCAAGAAATTTGGTGACGGATTGGATTGGCAATTCACCTTCATCTTATGATTCTGTTGTTTACAGACCGATTACCCTTGCAGATCGTATAGTGAATTGGTTGGGGTTCTATGATTTTTTTGCGGCATCAGCAGAAAAATATTTTCATCAACAATTTATGCGTCGAATTATGAAAGAAGGAAGATATGTTGTTGCCATGCTTCCTTTGGACAATCATACACATGAAAATTTTACGTTATTAAAGGCCGCTCTGGCTCTTGCATTATGTATGCCGGAACAATTTGATTTAATACCAAAAATCAGTAAATTCCTGCAAAGTGAACTGGCTGAACAGATTCTTGAAGATGGAATACATATTGAACGAAACCCTGAAATACAACTGTATGTATTGAGAGATCTGACCGAAATTCGTTTGATGTACCAGTTGATCAATATGCGTCCCCCTTCCGAACTTATTCTAGTGCTTGATAATGTCAGTCGTGCTTTAAGGGCATTGAGACATGGTGATGGCAGGCTTGCACTATTTAATGGTTCCAGTGAGAATGAGGCACATTTTATTGATCGTGTTCTGAGTAATTCCACACAAAAACGTGTCGCCATGACGGATATGAAAGCGGGTGGATATATTCGTTGTTTTGCCAATCGTTCAACTCTGTTAATTGACAGTGGTGTTCCACCGAAAAAGGTAGATATAAAATATCTTGGTGCTTTATCCTTTGAATTTTCTGCTGGTAAACAGAGATTAATTGTTAATTGTGGAGCTGGAGGATCATCAGCCTGGCGATCTGCATTGGCGGGAACCGCGGCTCATTCTGTTCTAAAATTATCCAATACAGAAAGTGTTTTACTGGAGGATAATCAATTAAAAGATTTAAATTTTAAAGTTGAATCAATTCATGAAATGACTGAGGGTGCCCATTGGGTGGAATTAAGTCATAATGGCTGGCAAAAAGCATATGGTGCAATTTATCATCGTAAATTTTATCTTTCAGCGGATGGTCAGGATTTAAGAGGGGAGGAAACGCTCGATTTTGATCAGTCTTATCCTTTTACTATTCGTTTTCATCTACATCCTTCGGTTAAAGTTGAAGAAAAATTGGTTGAAATTCGGAAAAATGAGAAGGAAAAAATTTTTGTTTTATCGTTTCAACATCCTCAAGAAGGTAAACAAATTTGGTGGTTCCGTTTTTCCGATGCAGAGGGAAAAGTTGAAAATAGCGTCTACTTTGGTGAAAAAGTTCGACTTGCGACTAAACAGATTGTTTTATATAATCTGCATCAATCAAAAAAAAATGATGTTGAAGAGAATAAAGCTTCTATAACTACTAAATTTGAGAAACAAGACAAACAATCGGTTTTAAACGAAGAGCAAAAAGAAGAAGGGTCTGATTATGTGGCTATTTTCCATAATCAAAACGATGATGCAAAAATATGGCAAAGAAACACTGCGGATCATGTTTCTGTTGGAATGCCTGAAGATTTTCCGGAAAAAACTTCAGAAATTCAGAGGCAATCAGAAATAAATAGTTCTCTAAATCATTCAAATATTAAGAATATTCAAAATGATAAAGAAAAAATAACTAAAATTCGATGGGCTCTGCGTCGTAAGGTATAA
- a CDS encoding RsmB/NOP family class I SAM-dependent RNA methyltransferase has product MKKDISIKNHLSSKENIRSDRNNDPTRQIAFDTVCQIFDWKHLPLETALKNALPVDVDQRDKAAAYRLIVCILRKKGTLEALVEPFLKRSPPQQVSWIILLGVAQILFLETPVHAAIYTSVELARHNGFAKFTGLVNAVLRRISENGPSILKDLDQNRLNIPAWLWKSWNQAGFNPRQLATLLDSEPPLDMHFKTNATVPEGGVQLMNNHWRYSCHVKVEQLDGYQEGQFWIQDIAASLPAYLLNVKENEKVADLCAAPGGKTAQLIQAGGNVVAVEKKSIRLKRLKENLNRLQMDAVLVLGDAGSLNYQNEFDAILLDAPCSATGIFRRHPDVLHLKKENEIQSLVKIQRKLIGAAIGYLKKGGRLVYSVCSLQRSEAEEQAEFFRNLPGVRALPFTQKEIPFLTEALTEEGWIRTLPSMWQEKGGMDGFFIARFVKED; this is encoded by the coding sequence TTGAAAAAAGATATATCAATTAAGAATCATCTGTCATCGAAAGAAAATATCCGATCTGACAGAAATAATGATCCTACTCGACAAATTGCTTTTGATACTGTTTGTCAGATTTTTGATTGGAAACATCTTCCGTTAGAAACAGCATTAAAAAATGCTTTACCTGTTGATGTTGATCAAAGGGATAAGGCAGCAGCATATCGATTAATTGTCTGTATCTTGAGAAAAAAAGGAACATTAGAGGCGCTTGTAGAACCTTTTTTGAAACGATCGCCACCACAGCAAGTATCATGGATTATTTTGCTAGGAGTGGCTCAAATTCTTTTTTTGGAAACACCTGTACATGCCGCTATCTATACATCTGTAGAACTTGCGCGTCATAATGGATTTGCGAAGTTTACGGGTCTAGTCAATGCTGTTCTCAGGAGGATTTCTGAAAATGGACCAAGCATACTGAAGGATCTTGATCAAAATCGCTTGAATATCCCTGCATGGCTATGGAAGTCATGGAATCAGGCAGGATTTAATCCTCGTCAGTTGGCAACCCTGTTGGATAGTGAACCCCCTTTGGATATGCATTTTAAAACGAATGCTACTGTTCCAGAAGGAGGTGTGCAATTAATGAATAATCATTGGCGTTATTCTTGTCATGTAAAGGTTGAACAGCTTGACGGTTATCAGGAGGGGCAGTTCTGGATTCAGGATATAGCGGCATCTCTACCTGCCTATCTTTTGAATGTGAAGGAAAATGAAAAAGTTGCTGATTTATGTGCGGCACCCGGTGGTAAGACAGCACAATTAATTCAAGCAGGGGGAAATGTTGTTGCGGTTGAAAAAAAATCAATACGGTTAAAACGGTTGAAAGAAAATCTGAACCGGTTACAGATGGATGCAGTGTTGGTTCTTGGTGATGCTGGAAGTTTAAATTATCAAAATGAATTTGATGCGATATTACTGGATGCCCCCTGTTCTGCCACGGGTATTTTTAGACGACATCCAGATGTTTTGCATTTAAAAAAAGAAAATGAAATTCAAAGTCTTGTTAAGATTCAACGAAAGTTGATTGGTGCAGCGATCGGTTATCTAAAAAAAGGAGGACGATTAGTTTACAGTGTTTGCTCCCTACAGCGCTCCGAGGCAGAAGAACAGGCAGAATTTTTTAGAAATTTACCTGGTGTTAGGGCTCTACCATTTACACAAAAAGAAATTCCATTTTTAACTGAAGCATTAACAGAAGAGGGATGGATTAGGACGCTTCCTTCTATGTGGCAAGAAAAAGGCGGAATGGATGGTTTTTTTATCGCACGTTTTGTAAAAGAAGACTAA
- a CDS encoding DUF4186 domain-containing protein: MVPSSTELILDRLNHSKFRSRFTLHEKERKYLIDKGLDKIIEHATDFINQRLAPAFPKNDRKQTPWKGHPVFIAQHATATCCRSCLEKWYNIQKGQALTQTEKDFILDLIKAWIKRDYQTHQSVKKHS, encoded by the coding sequence ATGGTTCCTTCTTCCACAGAATTAATCTTGGATCGGCTTAATCATTCAAAATTCCGGTCTAGATTTACATTACATGAAAAAGAACGAAAATATCTAATCGATAAAGGCCTTGATAAAATAATTGAACATGCTACGGATTTCATCAATCAACGTCTGGCTCCTGCTTTTCCAAAAAATGATAGAAAACAAACGCCATGGAAAGGACATCCTGTTTTTATCGCCCAACATGCCACAGCAACTTGTTGTCGCAGCTGCCTTGAAAAATGGTATAATATTCAAAAGGGGCAGGCCTTAACACAGACAGAAAAAGATTTTATCCTCGATTTGATCAAGGCTTGGATAAAAAGGGATTATCAAACCCATCAATCTGTGAAAAAACATTCATAA